A stretch of DNA from Coccidioides posadasii str. Silveira chromosome 1, complete sequence:
aatatttttgaaagtgatttcaccagcatcttcttcatttatgaataattttctttgttgtcttgttgagatgtatctttctcttgagaaattaagatttttcatttcttcttattttaattcttgttctgctgactttgcttcttcttttctagaatagaCTTAATAAGCATCActtgttcttataattctgCAACTATTTTTGATTAATATTATAGTTTATTTAGTTCAGTCCAgatgattgatctgagcttcatctgtagaaagaatatataaaagagttcatctggtaaactgtctAGATTCTATTTAAGTTCAgtaatatatataaaaaacaagagtataaattggttctcttgttaaaTAGTGTTATGATAATACTATATTGTGTCTtgactacaagttatctcagattcaatattattcttacacTATATCTTAAATTCATTCTATAATAtgagtagttgttctctttCTATTCTCAACATCTACTAATacatctggggtttgttaCAAAAATAACTAGATGTCtaatcaattctgactgtatctgatatcttttgtaatgatttcctcaggcaaaactgttgtcttattaaagctagtCATAATTTGCACTCATCAAGTAATTTACcatgatagtaagatgcttttagAGACTTCATATTATTGAAATCATCTGACTTCTTTATTAGTTATATgcataagagaaactctaaagaaaaattattgtttgctattctctgcttgtattctatctgcttctgcagtctgtatatcttgttttattcatatatgtctgctagatttttttacagatatatcttcttttctttaaagatcttctctcttcagattttattcaatgtattgagagaTGTATCTCTATTACCTGTATTATCTGCTGATATCTTACTAGTGATGACTTTACTACTATCAGTATcttttttaatatttatcttcttcatattggtgtctatctctgtcagattTATAACATGGGGTGTTGTCATAATTCATCTCATGAATCTTGATGGCATTGTActaacttaggcaatcatatgttagagcattcagaatgttagaagaaccagttgtagatTATGTAAGTTTTctcagaattagagatacaaaagagctaagtataTACAATGCCTGTAACTGATGGAAGagagtcatgtgtaaaatatagagattctctaactagaagactaaATGCTGAGGTTCCTATAATTTAtgtgaatcatgtgattcttatacattcagagttggggttatgtgaatacccctgaacacCTGATATCATctaatgcttggttggtctagatctatgtttgtaacacaGAAGAGAATGTTAGAATTAACTAGGTTAATTAGTTTTATAAGCAGCATAATAACAAGATTAAATGTATTTATCTCAAAGTAATTGATTAAACCAGacagatagcagataactatgagtgctttaagcacttctatatgcttgtaatttgatgatttatttaattaattacaattgcagttgttgatgctggctAATTATCTAACTACTACTTACAGAGTAGTAGAGCagggtacaatgggatgccttgtcaaggtAGGCAAGTTGATTGATATTGTGAGGATCATATAtgtggatcagtgtgacaatgaatctctaggaggaatatacatggaaaaaaagtatgtgaggtaaaaggtctgtattctggcaactatgtacaacttgtaaacaagattgccactggcttctAGCAAGAGGTTTGTGCAGTGatggccttttatgtgtgctcacgagcacatgacttagtgccttgtgaggacacatgcaactcccagcagcttgcaagctgaggcctctggccctcatgggtgctgttcatccgtgtaaggggttcgcggtgaatccttacagatatggtgagagcacaagaaaggtgaaaaatcacaatagagtaagggtatggtcaagtagtaagtgtagagataggtatgtcctaacagatgcctaagcttataagaagtaatagtactaaagagctctgtactaacacaggcagctctaataagaaacagtagcaagttttataaacaagaaatcttcatattttctaactaatagctgaactggtaataaagaataagtgtgtagaaaagagcaatggtgcatgaaggtaataagcaagatgcagaggctacaggtggtttatatagctcaagaatagtagctttgaggtggtttgcacctcagactggaacaatctttgttctaatgagataccagaatccccactacagtagttggagcagaaaatcAATCAATATAATCTTAAGCTCTCAAACATCTATAACTTTGATGAAAAAGAATTCCTTCTAGACACCTGCCATGCCTTAAAGTAATTAATCTCTATtaaagctctacaagctggaaagaatgccACCACCCAGAATAGTAGTTGGGAATTCCTCTTATTACTCTGCTCAatctctgctgaagaaattgcactatctccagctcttatttatcagagCAAATTGCAAGATCTCTAGAATACATGGCTAGATAATTATGACAGAAGCAAATAAGCTTACTTTATAGCTTCAACAAATAGTTGAAATATTTCTAGCACAGTCTAAATTTGCAGAGCATTGGACAGGTTATTCAAGTCAGTAAGTAATTTGCTCTTTGTAATGACTTGCTAGAACATGAGAATCAGTGCTTAAGATTGACTCTAGTGACAGAGAAGCAACACTGCGAGCAAGACAAGCCTCTAGATCTACTTAATAGAAATAATTTTAGTCAAGTACAGTTCTGATCTCTaataaaagttcttaagacaCATAAGTgcctggatgaaatagagactgaaaaagctaATAAAATTACTCAAATACAAGAGATAAAGCTTTAATAGAagcttcaaaagaagcaggctgttagagatattaaagaaaaacagattgaacagaagaatatctgtaaaaagatCTGCAAGCaataagagatcaaaaaaatcaaatatactaaataaagaaagacaCAACATATTGCttgtgagaagaagaagactttacaactagcagagaagaaaaagtaagtGATTAAACATGCTACTAAATACTAGCAGTCAGGGCTTCAAGCACTGACTTCAAAGCATCATCAGAAGAACTCCTCTACTAAAAAGTCTTATTACAGAGAGTCTATACAATCTttcaaaagagaaagtaagagctctatAAGTCTCTCTAGCAAGACATTAAGCTCTCTAGccaagaaatctactgttgacattcctttaaattcttttctatctaccccccaaatctcttgctctggctgcaatattaggctgtccacccatttatttttctaactacactaatttctatgcttcaAAGAACACattcatttaatatttaatagctatttaataataaagatctggttgttgagatatttaataaattcattgcgtggagcatttggcaAAATTTGGCTtatttagtggtgtggctcgtttagtggtgaactaccttaacACATCATTCCACCACTCGGCCAGGATAAAGTGGATGTGCTCTGATGCTGGGGTGAAACTACTATACTTACCATCCTGTTCACCAAGTCTAAATCCAATAGAGGAATTCTTTGCTGAGTTGAAGGCTTACATCAAGAAGAATTGGTCTCTATATGAGAAGGACCCTGGTCAGGGTTTTGGTGTTTTCCTccaacaatgtgttgatgtTGTGGGtgcgaaaaaaaagagtgcACAAGGCCATTTTCGAAATGCTGGTTTATCAGCTGAGTTGTGTGGTACTTTCCAACCTTTCCTTCCCTGCGAAGGAGATATGGTCTTAAATTGTACATGTATCAGATACAGCACATATTCATTCTTCTTACAACCACTCTGTTATAGACAAATCAGAAAATGCTGAGCGTGATTGAAGTGAAATTGTAATAAAGCAGGTTGGACTGGTTGTGGGTCAACTCAGAGCCTTTTGAATCAGATCACCCTCATTGGTTGGTGTAAGTTGTGAGATTATCAAGCAGAGTATAATGTGAATGAGAAGCTCcatctcatctctctcaTCAACTTGTGGTGAAGGAGTAGTATTGCGCTGTGGGTACCGGTCATGTACGGGCCAGAAATCAATGGTGGAATTCTCAGACAACCTGCAAAGACTCATATTTTCCATTTCCCGGTAACTATCTACATTAAATCTAGCCTGACTTTCGGTTTTGGAGCCTATCAATTTACTCCGATTCCGAACATCAAACGCGTGAGAAGCTAGCTACGATGCTATCTCTCCCTCTGATCGAACCTCGAGATGTGAGTGTTAGAAGGTTACTCTGTTTCTCCTCTGCCAAATCCCATGCAGATATAACAGCGATTTCCTTGCAAAACCAAACTGAACCAAACTGACAAACCTCCGTCTAGTCCCACATGCTGTGGTTCACACCTCCCCATTCCCGTCGCACGAGCTACACTGCCCCCGCTGGAAACCAAACCACAAACATCCGCCGAAATGGCCAGTCTGGAGGAGCATCACATGTCCCTCCGACATCAGACTCCCTCGCTGCCCTCATGCTCGAAGAACGCGCGCTGCGAATCCGCAAGCAGAATATAGCCTCGTTTGGGTACTCATGGATTCGGCCGGCGGGGTATCCGAAGACCATGCAGGGCATTCGCGAGGAGGAGGCTGAAAGAGAGGAAGCGGCGAATGCGGCGATGGAAGGCGAGATGGAGTTTATGGGGGAGGTGGGGCTTGATGGTGGCATCGGAGGAGGTGAAGGGGATGATCTGGAGGAGATGGAGAGGGATTTGGATGATGATATCCCGGAGGcggatgaggatgaggaggaggatgagtTTAGTGGTGGGTTGGTGGAGGATGGAGAGGATGGGTTGGATGAGGATGATTTGGTCGAAGgtgaggacgaggaggaggtgTTGATGGAGAGGGATTTAGATGATGATATTCCTGAAGGGTTTGGGATAGGGcatgatgacgatgacgatgaccAAGAGGACGAAGACTTCGATGAACAGCCTGATTTGGATGATGATATCCCTTCAGCCTCACCTCAGGAAGAGGATATTAGCATGATGGAGCGCGATTTGGATGAGGATGTGCCTGAACAGGAATGGGAGCATACAGATACCGATGCcgaggaggatgaggaggacgACCAATCCGATGGCCTGCACTATTCTATGACTGATCGTTACTTCTATCAAGCCTCACATCGCCCTCGGTCGAGTATATCCACGCTCGCTGAGAATTCTCCTCCCCTCCCACCGCCTCTCGTCCGTCACCGGGAAACAGAAGCACAGCGACTATTTCTCGAACGATGGAGCGGTGGAATCGGAGACGATGTAGAGGATTCCATGGCGGCCTTCCGATCCAGCGGAATGTCTGAACGAAATCTACGTCTTCCAAGGATTCGAAATCGGAGACGACATTCGACTTTGTCCGATGAGTCTATCAACGTTCCATGAAGTTTGCCCTGGGCACAATGGGAGTATTGATCCTATAGCTAGACGACGACATATTCCTCCCTTCCTCccttccttttttgttttttttgcGAAGCGAAGGCGCTTGAGGCTTTTTACCCTAGAGTTGATGATGTGATAGATTTATGTCGAAACAGGGATCTTAGCCGGGACGTTTTGTCGACCGGTATGCCCACTGTAGTAGCTTTCCTGTGTCATGAAATATAATTATAGTTACAGGCATTTCGAGATTACATCATGGATTGAAATATATCTAAATTGGCGCAGACATAAATCATCCTCTGATATAGGACATCCGGAGTCAAAGCCCTGCGGCCACGGGTATTAAAAAGGgctatataaatatacatgTGATATGCGAAATGGCAACGAAAACGCCGTCCTCCTTCGAGCTCACCAGGAGGTCTCGTGTCAGATGCTTCCTCGAAATGGACAGATACaagaggagaaaagaaaaggtttCCCATAACTAAAAAGAGATCGTGTGCTTGTGCAAAGTGTTATTGGTGCATTTCCCTCTGACAGCGCCGGCTAATGGTAAATATTTTTGCCATCCTGGAGCAAACACCGGAAAATAGGTAACAAGGAGCGGGAGTCGTAAGGTCGATCGAGAGCGGACGTGTCTGAAACAGTAGGTAGGTATAATAGTGTTGCATTATAAATGTGTAAGTAGCGATGAATTATCGATCACGGGGAATACGTAGGCCGTCATTTAGATACCGAGCAAGGTCGTCAATGCGGAATAATGGACATGTGGAACAACTCGCGAGCGCTTAAAACAGCCAGACGTATGTGAAGAGCATGAAAACGGCGACAAAGAATCCAAGCCAGACTTTCCATCCAACGCCACTACGCTCTGCCATTCGTAGCATTCGGTTCATGGTGCCGCGTAGTCGAACTCGAGTATTATCAAATGTGTCATTCATTTTATCTGCGAAGGCGGAGGATTCACGGATCTCGTCACCAATGGCTACGGTAATCTAGATTCCGCTCCAAGTTAGACAACGACGTTCATCCTAGGAACCAGGAAATCCATTCAAACGTATGTAAGATTGTCGTTAAGGATACATACGTCTTTCAGCATCTTCACCTTGGCCGTAATACCCTCAACCTCGGCATCATTCTGAGACTCTAAGGAGGATAAGACTGCATCTGAGTACTGGCCTCTAAATTCCATGAGCAAACGTCAGCCATGTATCACTACCAGACTTGCAAAGATTCGTTCGTAGACCCAGAAATTTTTAGTGTAACTCATACTTTTTATTCGGCGTTGCGGCTCGGTATCCTGGATTTACGCTTCCGTTTGATGACCCCGCAAATCCATATCCTCCTCCTCTATACCCGGGAGATCGACTCGAGGGACGATTTCTCTCTTTGCTTCCGCTGTAGGAATCGAACAAGCTCGACGACGACCTAGGATCTCGCTGGTGGAGCGCCGAATGAGGAAATCTGAGAAGGGTTAGTCCGTCAGTCTCTGGTGCAGAAACGGCACTCTGAATCTGGAAAGCCACACCTTGACGCcatttagaatatcaaaggGCAGACAGCAAGATTATcatttttctgcttttttttgttttttattcttttttttcccccccaacCCGTCGAAACAAACCATTATTTGGCCTTGTTCCCATTATGGGGTCTGTGCTTAGTCATTGCCACTGAGAGACACCTGTCCTGATATGGCATGGCGTAGAACTCACTTTAACGCTGTGGAGACAGGAGTGGAGGCGCGGAGCGAAAAAGCCCACTCCGCTCCGCTGGGGATCAATTGCTGCGGTTTGCACGGAGCAAACGGCCATTTTAATtgatatgtactccgtatgtacagtacatacaaGGCTTGAAGGTATCCCTTTATTTAGTTCACGCCCCCATACAACACCCCTTACTCGCATACACAATTTCGAAAACATGGCCATCCGGGTCCTCCACACTCCTTGAATACATTCCATACTGGTCGTTGTCCGGCGCCATCTGGGGTCCCCTTCTCCCTCCGGCATCCACAGCCTTGCTAACCATACTCTCCACCTCCTCCGCTGATTCTGCGGATAAGGTCAACAGCGCTTGTGTGGTGGAATGCGCATCGGCGGTCTTTCGACCCTCGAATAACCATCGCTCCCAAGTCGGATGGGCGTGGTACATAATTAAGATGTTATCTGCGTAGACGAAGACGACGGTTTGCATCTCTCCAGAGCCTTCAAACTTCTTCTTGAGGCCGAGACCGAGGGCGAAGCGTTTGGAAGCTTCAAGGTCTTTGCTAGGGAGGTtgatgaagatctttttttGGAAGGACATTCTTTCGGCGGTAATATCGGTGGAATGGAGCAAAGTAACTATGTGTGTATCTATGTATGTAGATAGAGGATTTTTGCGTGATAGGATAGAGCCAAACTTGAGCCGGGTATATTTCCAAAGATTCTGGCAAGATGACTTGAATCAGTTCATCTGGGAGAAGCTGAGCCGGGTTCGTTCCATCATTTTATACACCACGTACAAGCTATCACGCCGGACATGCGATCTGCAACTGTCGTATCCAAGACGGCTAAATTGCGAACACTGCCCCAGACACGAAGTCGTGCGAGGTTGCGGAACGTTAAAATGGGATGCCACTTCAGGCAGACACTTGGCAAAACATGGGAGAACAAGCTCGTCAAATAGCATCCCCACAGATGACAGCATTTGTAGATTACTCATATCTATCCGTCTTCAAGGCCAAGAAATTGCTTCTGTTGAGTAATCAACACTCGATCGCCCTGAAAGTTATCCGGAACTTGAAACGAGGTCGCGAATACGGGCCACGGACATTTGACACCTTCAGAAGGGCCACGCGGGAGCTTAGAGGATGGCTTTTCATTGGCAACCGGCGAGCACTGCCTGGCTCCAAGATCCTGTCTCATCGCACAAACGAATACTTTGCCTGCGCGCGAAGCCAAAGCTATCCAAAGCCAAGGCCTGCCAGCAAAAGCCAGCATAACACTTGTTTGAAGTAAAGGGTATGAACAAGCTGCCCACGAAGTGCAAAATCTGGGCAGATGAGAAAATCAGGATATATTCAAATTCGAATTGCTTGGTATGTATCATTGATCTTCATTATTTTGTGGTACATCCATATCCATAACGTGAACAATCATGTGTGTCATTTTACAAAAGCGCcctctttttgtttcttttttacCGAACCAGCCATGGAATAACCAGAAACCAATTGACCCAATGTTTAAACCCTGGTCCAGGCCCGCACGACGCATGAACACCACACCACGCCCACAGAATAAAGGGGGGAAAGAAGGGATTAAATgccagaagaaaaaagaatgAGCGTCCTCCCTGGCTGAGGACAGGGCTATCTCCCTAAGCTCTAAGGCCGCGCTTGGGTACGTAGAATTGAGAGTGGGATTTAGCCTTGCATCTCGTCGTCCTCGTCGCGTTGCTTGTATTcttcgtcgtcatcatcgtccATCGCATCGTCCTCTGCGACCTTTTCTGCGGCTTCGGCGAAGTTGATGACTTTACCGCGAGTGCGACGACCGCCTGGGATGATGTTTTCCTCCGAAATGCGTTCGAGGTTATCGTCTCCCGCTTCGTCTTCCTCTTCAATGTCATCTAAACCATGTGTGTGAGCAACAAATATATCAAGATTGATGCGCACAAATTTCGGTGTTACATGGCACAGAAGCAAACAAAAAGTCCCCATATCGGAGGCCACAAGCTATCTCTCACCTTCAGGAAACTAAAAAGAAAGACAAGTTAGCCATTGCATTCTCCACTAACCGCTGTACCACTAACCCGCAGACAAGGCCAACAAGCAAATCAACTTACAGTTTCATCATCTGCAGCATCACTCTCATCTGTCTCAGAGTCCCCAGAATACTGCTCCATAGGTATATCCTCAGACCCAACAGCCTTGCCCTTGCCCTTGTCAGCAGCTGGCCTAGAACCTTCACCCTCTGTGAGGGTGATATCCTGGTTGGCGCTCATCTTTGGGGGAttgaaggaaaaaaaatgaCACTAAAGAATGGTGAAAAGGTATGCGACAGCAATGGCCCAGGTGGGTAAATGCACAGAAAACAGGAGTGGTGGCTTTATGCCAAAGTGAGAGTTGGTTTTTGCACTCAGGCGTCGCGTTGCCATGAGGAACGGAAATCCGTGCTTAACTTTAGCGCGATTTTTCATCCATCACGTGAGTTTCCACGGGCCGTTCAGAAACTTTCAAACGCTGGAGAAGAGTAAATTGAAATCTAAGCTAAAGGAATGGAGTGTTCTTTTTTGTCCATCACCCTGTAGATTACGTGGCGTGCATGGAGTATGGGGTTATGTATGATGTTGATGGGCCTCATGATGCTTCTCGCGAGGCCTGTGGTGTGGGCCTAATCAAGGGGCACTCCAAAATCGCAGCATTCATGAGACAAACATATTAAGGTGGGCCTTCTTGCGATCTCTTAAGACTTTGGTGTAAGGCTCCAGCTACAGATGCCACTACAGACTACAGAGGACATTATCCATTAAAGGGTTCCAAAGCGCGTTTTGTCAGTTAACTTGGCTGCGGCTTTACAGTTGAAGAAAGTTCTTTTGAAATTTGCATCAGCTCCGTTTATTATGGTAAACTTTTCCTACCTACAACCCCATAAAGATTTCTGTTTTTGTTTATTCATAAGAGGCAAAGGAAAAGGCGGAGCATAattggaaagaaaaaaaaattcgaATTGGCAGACGCCCAACTCAAATCTATGCAATGTCATAAAAAAAGACCATAGGACATATCAAACCCATCGTGACCCCTCAAGACCgtaaagaaaacagaagGGAAAACACGTGTCATTAAAAAACCTTGCACCCTAATAAAGAAAATCGACAAGTCATGATTTTAAGCGCCAGGTATGAAAAAGTGGTCGAAAAAGAAGTGATCGAAAGCGAGGAAGCGTTAAATTTAGTCGACCTCCTCAACGGTTGGGCCGTCATCACCTCCGGGACCACCAGCACCAGGGAATCCGCCAGGACCACCGGCACCGGCACCGGGGAATCCACCTGGAGCTCCACCCTCACCGGATCCGTAGAACTTCATCATGATTGGGTTGGCAACACTATTAGTTCACCAGTTAGCATATGTTTGATCATGTCTTTGAAACAAAAGGAGATACATACCCTTCAAGTTCCTTCTGCTTGTCTTCATATTCTTCCTTGGAGGCGGTCTGGTTGTCATCGAGCCAGGCAACGATCTTGTCGATCTCAGTCTTGAGCTTCTCCTTATCAGCAGCGTCGAGCTTCTCATCGACCTTGGAGTCGCTCATGGTGTTGCGGAGGGAGTAGGCATAGGATTCGAGACCGTTCTTGGCGCTGATGCGGGAGGCTTCAGCCTCGTCTTCGGCCTTGTACTTCTCGGCCTCAGCCAACATGCGTTCGATTTCCTCCTTGGAGAGACGACCCTTGTCATTGGTAATGACGATCTTGTTGGTCTTTCCAGTACCCTTCTCGAGAGCAGAAACATTCATGATACCGTTGGCATCAAGATCGAAGGTGACCTCGATCTGAGGAACACCACGTGGGGCAGGAGGAATGCCAGTAAGTTCAAATTTACCGAGCAAGTTGTTGTCCTTGGTACGAGCACGTTCACCTTCATAGACCTGGATCAAGACACCAGGCTGGTTGTCGGAGAAGGTGGAGAAGGTCTCGGACTTCTTGGTTGGGATGGTAGTGTTGCGCTTGATGAGAGGAGTCATGACACCACCAGCGGTTTCGATACCCAAGGAAAGAGGAGCAACGTCGAGAAGGAGAATTTCGTTGGTAGACTTGGAAGAGGTATCACCAGAGAGGATAGCAGCTTGAACAGCGGCACCATAGGCGACAGCCTCGTCAGGGTTGATGGACTTGTTGGGCTCCTTTCCGTTGAAGAAGTCGGAAACCATCTTCTGGATCTTGGGAATACGGGTAGAGCCACCGACCAAGACAATTTCGTGTACAGAGGATTTGTCGATCTTAGCGTCACGGAGGACACGCTCGACGGGCTCCATGGTGGAGCGGAAGAGGTCTTGGCAGAGTTCTTCGAAACGAGCACGGGTAATAGAGGTGTAGAAGTCGATACCCTCGAAGAGAGAGTCAATTTCGATGGAAGTCTGAGCGGCAGAAGAAAGAGTGCGCTTGGCACGCTCGCAAGCAGTGCGGAGACGACGGAGAGCACGAGCATTGACGGAAAGATCCTTCTTGTGCTTGCGCTTGAACTCGTTGACGAAGTGGTTGACGAGACGGTTATCAAAGTCCTCACCACCCAAGTGGGTGTCACCGGCAGTAGACTTGACTTCGAAGATACCCTCCTCAATGGTCAAGAGGGAAACATCGAAAGTACCACCACCCAAATCGAAGATCAAAACATTACGCTCGCCATCGACCTTCTTGTCAAGGCCGTAAGCAATAGCGGCGGCAGTGGGCTCGTTGATGATACGGAGAACGTTGAGACCAGCAATCAGACCGGCATCCTTAGTAGCCTGGCGCTGGGAGTCGTTGAAGTAAGCTGGCACGGTTACGACAGCATTGTTAACGGTGCCGCCAAGGTAAGACTCGGCCGTCTCCCTCATTTTCGTCAAGACCATGGAGGAGATTTCCTCCGGTGTGAACTGTTTGGTCTCGCCTTTAAATTCAACTTGGATGATGGGCTTGCCACCCTTATCGACGATCTTGAAGGGG
This window harbors:
- the HSP70_1 gene encoding 70-kilodalton heat shock protein (EggNog:ENOG410PFQW~COG:O~BUSCO:3882at33183), producing MAPAIGIDLGTTYSCVGIFRDDRIEIIANDQGNRTTPSFVAFTDTERLIGDAAKNQVAMNPVNTVFDAKRLIGRKFNDAEVQADMKHFPFKIVDKGGKPIIQVEFKGETKQFTPEEISSMVLTKMRETAESYLGGTVNNAVVTVPAYFNDSQRQATKDAGLIAGLNVLRIINEPTAAAIAYGLDKKVDGERNVLIFDLGGGTFDVSLLTIEEGIFEVKSTAGDTHLGGEDFDNRLVNHFVNEFKRKHKKDLSVNARALRRLRTACERAKRTLSSAAQTSIEIDSLFEGIDFYTSITRARFEELCQDLFRSTMEPVERVLRDAKIDKSSVHEIVLVGGSTRIPKIQKMVSDFFNGKEPNKSINPDEAVAYGAAVQAAILSGDTSSKSTNEILLLDVAPLSLGIETAGGVMTPLIKRNTTIPTKKSETFSTFSDNQPGVLIQVYEGERARTKDNNLLGKFELTGIPPAPRGVPQIEVTFDLDANGIMNVSALEKGTGKTNKIVITNDKGRLSKEEIERMLAEAEKYKAEDEAEASRISAKNGLESYAYSLRNTMSDSKVDEKLDAADKEKLKTEIDKIVAWLDDNQTASKEEYEDKQKELEGVANPIMMKFYGSGEGGAPGGFPGAGAGGPGGFPGAGGPGGDDGPTVEEVD
- the BET1 gene encoding protein transport protein bet1 (EggNog:ENOG410PNJI~COG:U~TransMembrane:1 (i145-166o)~BUSCO:14863at33183) — translated: MASRFPHSALHQRDPRSSSSLFDSYSGSKERNRPSSRSPGYRGGGYGFAGSSNGSVNPGYRAATPNKKGQYSDAVLSSLESQNDAEVEGITAKVKMLKDITVAIGDEIRESSAFADKMNDTFDNTRVRLRGTMNRMLRMAERSGVGWKVWLGFFVAVFMLFTYVWLF
- the CHZ1 gene encoding Histone H2A.Z-specific chaperone (EggNog:ENOG410Q06F~COG:S), with protein sequence MSANQDITLTEGEGSRPAADKGKGKAVGSEDIPMEQYSGDSETDESDAADDETFPEDDIEEEDEAGDDNLERISEENIIPGGRRTRGKVINFAEAAEKVAEDDAMDDDDDEEYKQRDEDDEMQG
- a CDS encoding uncharacterized protein (EggNog:ENOG410PY0N~COG:S), translated to MSFQKKIFINLPSKDLEASKRFALGLGLKKKFEGSGEMQTVVFVYADNILIMYHAHPTWERWLFEGRKTADAHSTTQALLTLSAESAEEVESMVSKAVDAGGRRGPQMAPDNDQYGMYSRSVEDPDGHVFEIVYASKGCCMGA
- a CDS encoding uncharacterized protein (EggNog:ENOG410PY2Q), which produces MLSLPLIEPRDSHMLWFTPPHSRRTSYTAPAGNQTTNIRRNGQSGGASHVPPTSDSLAALMLEERALRIRKQNIASFGYSWIRPAGYPKTMQGIREEEAEREEAANAAMEGEMEFMGEVGLDGGIGGGEGDDLEEMERDLDDDIPEADEDEEEDEFSGGLVEDGEDGLDEDDLVEGEDEEEVLMERDLDDDIPEGFGIGHDDDDDDQEDEDFDEQPDLDDDIPSASPQEEDISMMERDLDEDVPEQEWEHTDTDAEEDEEDDQSDGLHYSMTDRYFYQASHRPRSSISTLAENSPPLPPPLVRHRETEAQRLFLERWSGGIGDDVEDSMAAFRSSGMSERNLRLPRIRNRRRHSTLSDESINVP